GCCGTGACGAACATGCAGGCGTCGTTGCCCTGCGACAGACGGAGGTCCAGCTCGCGGAGGATCCCGTCGGGCCCGGTCTCGCCCGGGGCGATCGCGCGGAAGAGTGCGGTCACGCGGGCCATCAAGAGCGCGGCCGGCACGCCCTTGTCGGCCACGTCGCCGATGGCGAAGACGAGCCGGCGCTCGTCCGGCACGAAGAAATCGTAGAGATCGCCTCCGACCTCGCGAGCGGGCAGGAGCGTGGCTGCGATCGCGAACCGCCCATCCAGGGGGCTGTCGCCGGCCACGGGCAGCATGGACCGCTGGATCTGCCGCGCGATCTCCAGCTCCCGGGCCTGCCGCTGCTCTGCGGCGAGCCGCTCCGCGCGCTCCGCGATGTGGTCCTGCAGCTGGACACGCATCCGGTCGGTGACATCGCTCAGGGCCGCGACCTCCCGCGGGTTCTGGATGAGGGGCAGCGCGGTGTCGAGGTCCCCCTGACCGATGCGCGCCACCGACCCGGCCAGCGACTCGAGCGGCCGCGCAAGCCGGCCGGCGACGAGCCACACGAGGCCGAGGGACAGTCCGAGCACCCCGAGACCGATGAGGAGCTGGCGCTCCACCAGACCCCGGGCGCCGGCGACCAGCTCGTCACGAGGGGCGGCCAGGAGCAGGATCAGCGGCTCCCCGGTGCCCGCCTCGATGGGGCGGCGGAGGCCGATCCAGGCCCGGTCCTCGATCACGAGCGGGATGCCCCCCGACGCCGGCGCGGCCGCGGCGAAGAGCGAGCCGAGGGTGCGATCGCCGAGATCGTCGAGCCGGACGAGGGCCGGATCACCGGACGGCTCGATGCGCACCAGCCGGCCGGCATCGGGAAGGGCGACCACGAGACCCAGCCGGTCGACGAGGGCGATCCGTGCGGAGGGCGTGACCCGGGATCGGGCGAGGTGACGGGAAAGCTCCTGCAGCGTGATGTCCGCGCCCACCACGCTCCGGCCGTCCGCGCTCCGCTGGGCGATCGTGGTTCCCACCTCGCGAGTGGTGAAGAAGACGTAGGGCTTGGTCCGCACGGTCGCGGCCGCCGTCATGGCCTGGGCATACCACCCCCGAGTCCGGGGATCGTAGACGTAGTCGGGGCGGGACTCGTCGCCGAGCACGGCCAGCTGCCGGTCGAGGTAGCGGAACCGACCCGGGATCGCGCCCTCGCCGGCGGGGCGGCTCTGGACGAGGAAGACGGCCTCCGGCGGCACGCGGCCGATCTGGGAAGGGGCGCCTCGCAGCGTGCGGGCCAGCAGGAACTCTCCGCTGGCGAAGCCGACGTAGACGGCGGAGATCTCGGGGTGCTCGTTCAGGGCCGTCGTGAAGAGGGGCAGGGAGTCCGGGCGGGCGGCGCGGCCGGCGGCATCCGCGAGCCGGTGGCGCGAGAGGAGCTGGACGAGCACCTGGGCGGGGGCGAGCAGGTCCCGGACTTGACCCGCCGTGCGCTCCGCGACGTGGAGGAACTCCTCGTCGCCGGCCGACAGCAGGAGCCTCGAGGTGACCACGTACCCGTAGCCGACGCCGGCGACCCCCGCGGCGGCCAGGAGCCCGACGAACAGCCCCGCGATGAGCACGCGGAGCGGGAGCCCTCGGTGCCCCGGGCGCTGCGCTGCGGTCCCCGCTCGGATCACGCCCCGGGTATCCACGGCCCGAGCCGATCCTAGCACGGCGCCGACGGGCGGCCGCATTCCGGCGGGCCACGCCCATGGGTGTCGCCTCCTTGTGACGGGGCGGTCCGCGTGCTAGCGTGCCCGCGCCGGGACCATGGGGCTCGAGATCGAGGTCACCGAGGTGGGGAACGGGGGCCGGTGCGTTGCCCTCCGCGGGCGCCTCGACTCGCAGACCGCGCCGATGCTCGACGAGCGGCTCGAGCTCATCCTCTCGTCCGCGACCGCGCTCCTCTTCGACATGGCCGGCCTCGAGTACATCAGCAGCGCAGGCATCCGCGTCCTCGTCAAGGCGCGGAAAGCGCTGGAGGCCAGAGGCGGCGGAGTGGCAGTCGCCCATCTGCAGCCGCCGGTCCGGCGGGTGGTCGATATCCTGAAGGCCGTGCCATCCATCGACATCTTCGCCGACGACGCCCAGATGGACGCGTTCATCGAGCGGATGCAGCGTCGG
This genomic stretch from Candidatus Methylomirabilota bacterium harbors:
- a CDS encoding anti-sigma factor antagonist (This anti-anti-sigma factor, or anti-sigma factor antagonist, belongs to a family that includes characterized members SpoIIAA, RsbV, RsfA, and RsfB.) yields the protein MIRAGTAAQRPGHRGLPLRVLIAGLFVGLLAAAGVAGVGYGYVVTSRLLLSAGDEEFLHVAERTAGQVRDLLAPAQVLVQLLSRHRLADAAGRAARPDSLPLFTTALNEHPEISAVYVGFASGEFLLARTLRGAPSQIGRVPPEAVFLVQSRPAGEGAIPGRFRYLDRQLAVLGDESRPDYVYDPRTRGWYAQAMTAAATVRTKPYVFFTTREVGTTIAQRSADGRSVVGADITLQELSRHLARSRVTPSARIALVDRLGLVVALPDAGRLVRIEPSGDPALVRLDDLGDRTLGSLFAAAAPASGGIPLVIEDRAWIGLRRPIEAGTGEPLILLLAAPRDELVAGARGLVERQLLIGLGVLGLSLGLVWLVAGRLARPLESLAGSVARIGQGDLDTALPLIQNPREVAALSDVTDRMRVQLQDHIAERAERLAAEQRQARELEIARQIQRSMLPVAGDSPLDGRFAIAATLLPAREVGGDLYDFFVPDERRLVFAIGDVADKGVPAALLMARVTALFRAIAPGETGPDGILRELDLRLSQGNDACMFVTAACGVLDGETGELRYASAGHEPPVLRRADGTTVVLAPEGGPALGLDGNGAYPVWTGRLAPGDALVLCTDGVTEAFDVAGDAFGLERLRRVVADTPADALRSLPDRLVDAVERFAAGGGPRDDLALLAVQYRPTDVVASGAGDEGWRLSVSGAPEDIARAQRRIEGILLARDVPPPIVHDCVVAAEEVMGNIATHAYGGRPSCEAGVEIRLLPEEIQIRFEDAGPPFNPLEQPAPDVEAPIAERGVGGLGIFLVRQLADRCEYAREGSTNVLTVHHRRPAVAPREAFTRVQESFARGGTMALDIEITDQEAGGRRVTLRGRLDTLTAPQLETALAPLLDAPAVTSIAFALDGLEYISSAGIRCLMRAHKALGARGGRVAIVNPQPAVRKVLEIVKALPSEQVFGSDAELDAYLNAMQRKVRGDT
- a CDS encoding STAS domain-containing protein is translated as MGLEIEVTEVGNGGRCVALRGRLDSQTAPMLDERLELILSSATALLFDMAGLEYISSAGIRVLVKARKALEARGGGVAVAHLQPPVRRVVDILKAVPSIDIFADDAQMDAFIERMQRRAQP